In the genome of Neodiprion pinetum isolate iyNeoPine1 chromosome 2, iyNeoPine1.2, whole genome shotgun sequence, one region contains:
- the LOC124211856 gene encoding citron Rho-interacting kinase yields the protein MAGIKRTLDLERQERRDLETRALDLIRGAKRKWEAAEKDKVDQLNKHIETQTLRITELCRCNNELTSRLQRAECELDTANAELEKLRAFQVQYKESLAKTRELNRQSVAGVETKLEEMASRAHNQLADIRAKLELETAKNAELENQLRHEQDSNHCRQSRLNVALELCQSELKDYQEQLRSVQASIPARDAEIEALRNQLSERTKQLDGVAANDQKTATLQAQLDRLKLDNEQLKQQLVIAKSDLSDTVVNLEQSESLAMDLERVSQDKAALQRRLQDTLEKEEEYLQKVGNLEEILRRFEHSVTKLEAENVSLKQSDYQKSGMSGISMKEAVQKISFLEQQLQRVEQQLQTARENTAAERQAARQAQSNLWKKEKELSDANLDKRIASREAKTAEEKVKVLTDEKQKITDKLNSRIADEELRCKKILKELESAKQSLEEATKESSRNKLQADSAQRALTQANKQIEELQNSSSTLRRELDATRKQMRGNQDRVDSLNSENKRLILSLTKLNEEKAQLESELEKLKHEANSHQVNIDLLKETCTVLEEQLTDYERLTSDHETRENMLIQDKMKLQKDLESAELKVREAHAAQDREKTLRVVAERAVERLESETSDIEDKRNGLAAQRDQYKKLAQDLSNQVAELVSKCGALECDLSKTKRAFELSKGEAMKVKEESTEHLTRLHQLKEANLGLMTDLQESIDQGQELRSRITELEGVLEEMRQFYQEREVKAEGTRQQQTKLIDYLQLKLEESNKKKKTVCDKIFGSQQKENMPPSGTGMPVGYRELENQLTKERAKVKTLTDQLLALRAAQASAPLPASPPSPETKKVLQQLAESPGDTLARKPSLQRMRHNIPHRFDVKLSMRTGKCGACFDSIQFGKNAAICNECQIMAHPKCSLLVPATCGLPGGFARHFSQTWKASEESLSSIGDSVQTLAIDQPDNTELAAENNRSVSMEGWVKVPGRAKASWDRKYLRLEGTSLCTYEHEPSSGMVPINRLELSEKEGVAISESVSQAEVSGTARSDLPFILRVEAGPSTTCWPSSGLDIMALSQADKKAWLNALRTVASQIKVNTVSPNHRYQTVLKLDKQQLDLNCIVELGQEGVLLLGAEEGLFSYRTSQSKLTRIQGVVRVHQLSLHPHLGLAIMIAGEDRQLVFCDLRQLKSNALAAECSRPAIRITPILTTCESCHLYQLQGNLLCAATASNVILLKWTTQEDGGEFITVRELATTEPCSCALFTRNLLIVGCNKFFQIDLDDYNIEEFPDQDDSSVRAALQGAARLGSFPVAVLNVSCSSQSVELLLCYNEFGVFVDEVGRKTRTYDPTWSHLPFGFAYRKPYLFIVHFSSVEVIKLTAESYRSVTKPSDRTLLEFNNPRYLGPAGGRGIYVASMNSALDILKIEGATALPKRNDSLTSMDTLQQDEESSSDFSFTSSLMEALDCQGKRVHFTHQSNHQF from the exons ATGGCTGGAATAAAGAGAACGTTGG ATTTAGAACGCCAAGAAAGGCGTGATTTAGAGACAAGGGCACTGGATTTAATAAGAGGTGCAAAACGAAAGTGGGAAGCTGCCGAAAAAGATAAAGTGGACCAACTGAATAAACACATAGAAACACAGACATTGAGAATCACTGAATTGTGTAGATGCAATAATGAGTTGACTTCGCGACTGCAAAGAGCAGAGTGCGAATTGGACACTGCTAATGCTGAGCTAGAAAAGTTGCGAGCCTTTCAG GTGCAGTACAAAGAATCTTTGGCAAAAACGAGGGAGTTGAACCGTCAAAGCGTGGCAGGGGTTGAAACTAAACTAGAAGAAATGGCGTCTCGTGCTCACAACCAATTGGCCGACATAAGAGCAAAGCTGGAACTAGAAACTGCTAAAAACGCAGAGTTAGAAAACCAGCTGAGACATGAACAAGATTCAAACCACTGTCGCCAGTCAAGGCTCAACGTTGCTTTGGAATTATGCCAGAGTGAGCTGAAAGATTATCAAGAACAACTCCGAAGTGTTCAAGCTAGTATACCAGCAAGAGATGCAGAAATTGAAGCTCTGAGAAACCAGCTTAGTGAAAGAACCAAACAGTTGGACGGTGTCGCTGCCAATGATCAGAAAACCGCAACTTTGCAAGCGCAGTTGGATCGGTTGAAATTGGATAATGAACAACTGAAGCAACAACTTGTG ATTGCAAAATCAGATTTAAGCGATACTGTGGTGAATTTGGAACAGAGCGAATCACTGGCAATGGATTTGGAACGTGTTTCACAAGACAAGGCTGCCTTGCAGCGAAGACTTCAAGACACTCTCGAAAAAGAAG AGGAATACCTACAGAAAGTAGGGAATCTCGAAGAGATTTTGCGTCGTTTTGAGCACAGTGTTACAAAGCTAGAAGCTGAGAATGTCAGTCTCAAGCAATCCGACTACCAGAAATCGGGAATGAGTGGAATATCCATGAAGGAAGCGgtgcaaaaaatttcctttttgGAACAACAGCTGCAACGGGTTGAACAGCAATTACAAACGGCCAGAGAAAACACAGCTGCTGAACGTCAAGCGGCGAGACAAGCTCAATCGAATCTCtggaaaaaggagaaagaatTATCCGATGCAAACTTGGACAAACGAATCGCCTCTCGAGAAGCGAAAACGGCTGAAGAAAAAGTCAAAGTTTTGACTGATGAGAAGCAAAAGATTACTGACAAATTGAATTCGAGAATCGCGGATGAGGAATTGAGATGCaaaaagattttgaaagaaCTTGAAAGTGCCAAACAGTCACTCGAAGAAGCCACTAAAGAATCTTCCAGAAATAAACTACAAGCAGATTCAGCACAGCGG GCATTGACGCAAGCTAATAAGCAAATAGAAGAGCTGCAAAATTCGAGCTCAACGCTGCGCCGAGAGCTCGACGCGACGCGTAAGCAAATGAGAGGGAATCAAGATCGTGTAGACAGTCTAAACAGCGAAAATAAGCGGCTCATACTCAGCTTGACAAAACTAAACGAAGAGAAAGCGCAGCTGGAGTCCGAATTGGAAAAGCTGAAGCACGAGGCGAACAGCCATCAAGTGAACATAGATCTTCTGAAGGAAACATGCACAGTGCTGGAGGAACAGTTGACAGATTACGAAAGACTGACCAGCGACCACGAGACTCGTGAAAACATGCTGATACAGGATAAAATGAAGCTACAGAAGGATCTGGAAAGCGCAGAGTTGAAGGTGCGTGAAGCCCACGCAGCGCAAGACAGGGAAAAGACGCTCAGAGTTGTCGCGGAGCGCGCGGTCGAGAGATTAGAGTCCGAAACGAGCGACATTGAGGATAAGAGAAATGGATTGGCCGCGCAGCGAGATCAGTACAAGAAGCTCGCGCAGGATTTAAGCAATCAGGTCGCGGAATTGGTAAGCAAATGCGGAGCGCTGGAATGCGACCTGTCCAAGACAAAACGTGCATTTGAACTGAGTAAGGGAGAGGCGATGAAGGTCAAGGAAGAGAGCACGGAGCACTTGACCCGGCTGCATCAACTGAAGGAGGCGAATTTAGGGTTGATGACCGATCTTCAGGAGAGCATCGACCAAGGCCAAGAATTGAGGTCCAGAATCACAGAGCTGGAAGGTGTGCTGGAAGAGATGCGGCAATTCTACCAGGAAAGAGAGGTCAAAGCGGAAGGAACCAGACAGCAGCAGACGAAGCTGATCGACTACCTGCAGCTGAAGCTCGAGGAGTccaacaagaagaagaagaccgTGTGCGACAAGATTTTTGGTTCGCAACAGAAGGAAAACATGCCACCCAGTGGAACAGGAATGCCCGTCGGCTATCGTGAGCTGGAAAATCAGCTCACCAAAGAACGGGCTAAGGTCAAAACCTTAACTGATCAGTTGCTGGCCCTGAGAGCTGCGCAAGCTTCCGCTCCTTTACCGGCCAGTCCACCGTCCCCAGAGACTAAAAAGGTGCTTCAACAACTGGCTGAATCGCCCGGTGACACGTTGGCCAGGAAGCCATCCCTGCAAAGGATGAGACACAATATTCCGCACAGATTTGACGTGAAGTTATCAATGCGCACTGGAAAGTGCGGCGCGTGTTTCGACTCCATTCAGTTTGGAAAGAACGCTGCTATCTGCAACGAGTGCCAGATTATGGCCCACCCAAAATGCTCCCTGCTGGTTCCTGCCACCTGCGGTCTTCCCGGTGGATTTGCAAGGCACTTCAGCCAGACCTGGAAGGCCAGTGAAGAGAGCCTTTCTAGTATTGGTGACAGTGTTCAAACTCTCGCGATCGACCAGCCTGACAACAccgaattg GCAGCTGAAAACAACAGAAGCGTCTCAATGGAGGGCTGGGTCAAAGTACCTGGCCGTGCCAAGGCTTCCTGGGATAGGAAATACCTCCGACTAGAAGGAACAAGCTTGTGCACTTACGAGCATGAACCGAGTTCCGGAATGGTGCCCATAAATCGGCTAGAGTTGAGCGAGAAAGAGGGTGTGGCAATATCAGAATCAGTAAGCCAGGCGGAGGTTTCAGGCACTGCCAGGTCTGATCTGCCGTTCATACTCCGAGTAGAGGCTGGACCTTCGACGACTTGTTGGCCGTCCTCAGGGTTGGACATCATGGCTTTAAGTCAGGCCGATAAAAAAGCCTGGCTCAATGCACTGCGAACTGTAGCCAGTCAAATTAAAGTCAACACAGTATCACCCAATCATCGATATCAGACCGTTCTAAAACTAGACAAACAACAA CTCGATCTGAATTGCATTGTAGAGTTGGGCCAGGAGGGCGTACTCCTATTGGGTGCTGAAGAAGGTCTTTTTTCATACCGTACATCGCAGTCAAAATTAACAAGAATTCAGGGCGTTGTTAGAGTACACCAATTATCTTTGCACCCTCATCTGGGACTGGCGATAATGATAGCTGGTGAAGACAGACAACTCGTTTTTTGCGATCTCCGGCAATTGAAGAGTAATGCTCTGGCAGCAGAATGCTCGAGACCAGCGATTAGGATTACACCAATTCTTACCACCTGCGAAAGTTGCCATTTGTATCAGTTACAGGGGAACTTACTTTGCGCCGCAACCGCCTCGAATGTTAT ATTACTCAAATGGACTACCCAAGAAGATGGAGGGGAGTTTATTACTGTTCGAGAATTGGCGACGACAGAGCCGTGTAGCTGTGCTCTCTTCACGCGAAACCTTTTGATTGTTGGGTGTAACAAATTCTTCCAAATTGATCTTGACGATTACAATATCGAAG AATTCCCCGATCAAGACGACAGCTCTGTACGGGCCGCCCTACAAGGAGCAGCGAGACTCGGTAGTTTTCCGGTTGCCGTTCTGAACGTCTCGTGCAGCTCGCAGTCCGTTGAACTTCTTTTGTGTTACAATGAGTTCGGTGTTTTCGTAGATGAAGTTGGACGAAAAACCCGTACTTATGACCCGACGTGGAGCCACTTGCCGTTTGGCTTTG CATACAGAAAACCTTACTTATTCATTGTGCACTTCTCCTCTGTGGAGGTAATCAAACTCA